One Cryobacterium roopkundense genomic region harbors:
- a CDS encoding chitinase: MAPTSPSANRDASRRHLSIPRLIIAVVVVGALGVGGFMTVSSWGAARAAASVDPWFAGYADVTATPSLAFESPANTAGRDVVLSFIVAGTDTPCTPSWGTFYSLQEAAEALDLDRRVARVKQLGGEVVVSFGGAINDELSTSCTEPKKLVSAYTDVLDYYDVSTIDLDVEAANLTDAAAGERRAAAIATLQANRRDDEKPLAVWLTLPVAPSGLTEDGTTAVAQMLEAGVDLAGVNVMTMDYGDRDDSETMAETSISALTATHQQLLTLYQRADMPLTDATVWTKMGATPMIGQNDVRAEVFTLEDAADLQAFATQKKLARLSMWSLNRDRTCSANYADLTRVSDSCSGIEQNGASFATILGDGLTGRPQAGGLKTTTPEPIAEVAVDDPATSPYPIWATEGTYVKDTKIVWHGNVYQAKYWTQGDLPDDPVLQSTETPWTLIGPVLPGDAPYVQPSLPVGTYPAWDGATVYRDGDRVLLGTVPFEAKYYSQGDSPEAAALSPDSSPWRALTAAEIAAVESSTVDGGAEGGTAVATE, encoded by the coding sequence ATGGCGCCCACTTCGCCGTCCGCAAACCGCGATGCCTCCCGCCGCCATCTGTCTATTCCTCGGTTGATCATCGCCGTCGTTGTGGTGGGTGCCCTGGGCGTGGGGGGATTTATGACCGTCAGCTCGTGGGGAGCGGCGCGCGCCGCGGCATCCGTTGACCCGTGGTTTGCCGGGTACGCGGATGTGACAGCCACTCCCTCGCTCGCGTTTGAATCGCCCGCCAACACTGCTGGGCGGGACGTGGTGCTCTCGTTCATCGTGGCCGGCACCGATACGCCGTGCACGCCCAGCTGGGGCACGTTCTACTCGCTCCAGGAGGCCGCAGAGGCCCTCGACCTCGACCGCCGCGTAGCGCGGGTGAAGCAGCTCGGAGGCGAGGTGGTCGTGTCTTTCGGCGGGGCCATCAACGATGAACTCTCGACAAGCTGCACCGAGCCTAAGAAGCTCGTTTCTGCGTACACGGACGTGCTCGACTACTACGACGTGTCGACGATCGACCTCGACGTGGAGGCCGCTAACCTCACGGATGCCGCGGCAGGGGAGCGCCGGGCCGCGGCCATCGCCACGTTGCAGGCGAACCGCCGCGACGACGAGAAGCCCCTTGCGGTCTGGCTCACCCTGCCTGTGGCTCCCAGCGGGCTCACCGAAGACGGCACCACGGCCGTGGCGCAGATGCTCGAGGCGGGCGTCGACCTCGCCGGCGTGAACGTGATGACAATGGATTACGGCGATCGCGATGACAGCGAAACCATGGCAGAGACGTCTATCAGCGCCCTCACCGCCACCCACCAGCAGCTGCTGACCCTGTACCAGCGCGCAGACATGCCCCTCACCGATGCGACGGTGTGGACGAAGATGGGCGCCACGCCCATGATCGGCCAAAATGATGTGCGCGCCGAGGTGTTCACCCTGGAGGATGCCGCTGACCTGCAGGCCTTCGCCACACAGAAGAAGCTCGCCCGGCTCTCGATGTGGTCGCTCAACCGCGACCGCACGTGCAGCGCCAATTACGCCGACCTCACCCGGGTGTCAGACTCCTGCAGTGGGATCGAACAGAACGGTGCGTCGTTTGCCACTATTCTCGGCGACGGGTTGACCGGCCGCCCGCAGGCCGGAGGCCTCAAGACGACGACGCCGGAGCCCATCGCCGAGGTGGCCGTCGACGACCCGGCCACGAGCCCGTACCCGATTTGGGCCACCGAGGGCACCTATGTGAAGGACACCAAGATCGTCTGGCACGGAAACGTGTACCAGGCCAAGTACTGGACGCAGGGCGACCTGCCCGACGACCCGGTGCTGCAGAGCACCGAAACCCCGTGGACGCTGATCGGCCCCGTGCTGCCTGGTGATGCACCGTACGTGCAGCCCAGCCTGCCCGTGGGCACCTACCCCGCATGGGACGGCGCCACGGTGTACCGGGACGGTGATCGCGTGCTGCTTGGCACGGTGCCATTCGAGGCCAAATACTACTCTCAGGGCGATAGTCCAGAGGCCGCAGCCCTCAGCCCCGACTCGTCGCCGTGGCGCGCGCTCACGGCCGCGGAGATTGCCGCGGTTGAGTCCAGCACGGTGGACGGCGGCGCTGAGGGTGGCACCGCCGTGGCGACCGAGTAG
- a CDS encoding GNAT family N-acetyltransferase: protein MENTEQITVTSVADVPWPDVRTVFGTRGYPSRCWCQYFKPPTSGWKQGTPEECSALLRQQVVANAHAPGLIAYVGDEPAGWCAIEPRPNYSRLRRTKVVTQGSREDPDDASVWAVTCFVVRIGFRRRRVANALLAGAVDHARLHGARIVEAYPVDVSARPDAAAADLYHGALSQFVKASFDVVSHPTDHRAVVQLTL from the coding sequence ATGGAGAATACGGAGCAGATCACGGTCACCTCTGTAGCAGATGTCCCCTGGCCCGACGTGCGTACGGTGTTCGGCACCCGGGGCTACCCGTCTCGCTGCTGGTGCCAGTACTTCAAGCCGCCGACCTCAGGATGGAAGCAGGGCACGCCCGAGGAGTGCAGTGCACTGCTCAGGCAGCAGGTCGTCGCCAACGCCCATGCCCCCGGGCTCATCGCCTACGTCGGCGACGAACCGGCAGGCTGGTGTGCCATCGAACCGCGGCCGAACTACAGCCGACTCCGACGCACCAAAGTGGTGACGCAGGGCAGTCGGGAAGACCCTGACGACGCATCCGTCTGGGCCGTCACGTGTTTTGTGGTGCGCATCGGGTTTCGGCGCCGCAGAGTGGCGAACGCCCTACTCGCCGGGGCCGTGGACCACGCCCGACTGCACGGCGCACGGATTGTGGAAGCGTACCCGGTCGACGTGTCCGCACGCCCCGACGCTGCCGCCGCCGATCTGTATCACGGCGCGCTCAGCCAGTTCGTGAAGGCCAGCTTCGATGTCGTGTCGCACCCCACAGACCACCGGGCGGTCGTGCAGCTCACGCTGTAG